A stretch of Carnobacterium iners DNA encodes these proteins:
- a CDS encoding sigma factor regulator N-terminal domain-containing protein, which yields MNEFEEDIFDESKIEKAIKKGKRKTIVVIVFISIIVFFVLNLVYFFIYSYFSQQAFEQWDSYIQLSTPNGFISETIETRGFLGG from the coding sequence ATGAATGAATTTGAAGAAGATATTTTTGATGAGTCAAAGATAGAAAAGGCAATAAAAAAAGGGAAAAGAAAAACAATTGTAGTTATCGTTTTTATTTCGATTATTGTTTTTTTTGTACTTAATCTAGTTTATTTTTTTATTTATTCCTACTTTAGTCAACAGGCATTTGAGCAATGGGACTCCTACATTCAACTTAGTACTCCAAATGGTTTTATTAGTGAAACAATAGAGACTAGGGGTTTTTTAGGCGGATAG
- a CDS encoding anti sigma factor C-terminal domain-containing protein, which yields MKIKSVAMEQKQYKFGLSPSNSISRNMSGSIGTNGEDWQMTYKENGWRNLLFFHPAVSYKEYKQDKDLINQMEGEKIYEVALSFDKPYKQSELPLYELPAMTWFWINTYTDSQLNQFQQETKENDWSSTFIRENEALGLSVNSSIFSSIELDQENKDFLRLLKTSISDEHTSVYKTMKDKNINDVEILGMVVYGTKEEVATFIDNPIVKSSSLGGFIGNH from the coding sequence ATGAAAATTAAGTCTGTAGCGATGGAACAAAAGCAATATAAATTTGGTTTGAGTCCCTCTAATTCGATATCACGAAATATGAGCGGAAGTATCGGAACCAATGGTGAAGATTGGCAAATGACTTACAAAGAGAATGGTTGGCGTAATTTATTGTTTTTCCATCCAGCTGTTTCTTATAAAGAATACAAGCAAGATAAAGACCTTATTAATCAGATGGAAGGAGAAAAAATATATGAAGTAGCTCTATCTTTTGATAAACCATACAAGCAGAGTGAATTACCTTTATATGAACTTCCTGCAATGACTTGGTTTTGGATAAATACCTATACGGATAGCCAATTAAACCAGTTCCAGCAAGAAACAAAAGAAAATGATTGGTCTTCAACCTTTATTAGAGAAAATGAAGCTCTAGGACTATCTGTAAACTCTTCTATATTTTCAAGTATTGAACTAGATCAGGAAAACAAAGACTTTTTAAGGCTCTTAAAAACAAGTATTTCCGATGAACACACTAGCGTTTACAAAACGATGAAAGATAAAAATATCAATGATGTAGAAATATTAGGAATGGTTGTTTACGGTACAAAAGAAGAAGTGGCAACCTTTATAGATAACCCCATCGTTAAATCCTCTTCACTAGGAGGATTTATTGGTAACCACTGA